The genomic region AACGGGCCGCGCGGCGGGCTGCGGGCACGGCGCGAGCGCCGCCGGGAGCGGCGCGGCCGGCCCTCGGCGGGGCCAGGCACGGCGCCGTGGCACGCGCCAACCCGGGCCGCACGCGGCACGCCCGCGGCCGCCGCGATCGCCGCGGGGCGCCCGGCCGGCGGGGCGCCGCGCCCCGGCCGGCACCCGGCGCGGCGCTTGATCGCGAGCTCGCCGCGGAGATAGGATGGCCGCTGTCTCATAATTAAGACGACTCGCCTGGGTCGAACCCGTTCCCGCCCGGCATCCGGCGGCGGGACTTTTCTGCCGATTCCGGAGGCGTCATGGAGCTGCGCGCGCTGCGCTATTTCATCGAGGTGGTGCGTCAGCAGAGCTTCACGGCCGCCGCCGAGCAGATGTTCGTGACCCAGCCGACCATCAGCAAGATGGTGAAGGCGCTCGAGGACGAGATCGGCTCGCCGCTGCTGTTGCGCGACAGCCGCCAGATGGTGCTGACCGACGCCGGCCGGATCGTGTTTCAGCGCGGCCAGGACGTGCTCGCCGCGCAGGCGCAGCTGCAGGCCGAGCTCGACGACCTGGCCGAGCTCGGCCGCGGCGAGCTGACGATCGGCATCCCGCCGCTCGGCGGCGCCGCGTTCACGCCTGCCATCGCCATGTTCCGGCACCGTTATCCGAACATCGAGCTGAAGCTGTTCGAGGAAGGCGCGCGCACCATCGAGGCCGCGCTCGCGCGCGGCGAACTCGAGCTGGGCGGGGTGCTCGAGCCGGTCGATCCGGCCGTGTTCGAGGTGCTGCGGATGGTGCATGCGCCGCTGTGGCTCGTGTCGCGGCGCGGCGCGCGCTGGGACGGCGAGGGCAGCGTGCCGCTCGCCGATCTCGCCGAGGAGCCGTTCGTGTTTTATGCCGAATCGCTGGCGCTGCATCAGGCGGTCCGCGACGCCTGCGCGAAAGCCGGCTTCACGCCGTCGATCGTCAGCCGCAGCGGCCACTGGGACTTCATGGCCGCGCTGGTCCACGCGGGGGTTGGCATCGCGCTGCTGCCGGCGCCGTACTGCCGCCGGCTCGATCCCGCGCAGTTCAGCTGCCGGCCGATCGTCGAGCCCGAGATCGAGTGGTCGATCGCGCTCGGCTGGCTGCGGCGCGGGTATCTCTCGCACGCGGCGCGCGCCTGGATCGAGGTGGTGCGCGAAGTGGGGCCGGTCGATCCCGACGACGATCTCGCGTTCGACAACCTGCGCGCCTGGGGCGCCAACACCTCGCGCCGCTGAATGCGCCGGGGCGCCCGGCGCGGCGGCCGCGGGCGGGGCCGGGCTTGGGCACCGGCGCGGCCCAGGGCAGCGCGAGGCCGGACGCGCCCGGAACGGCGCAGTTCAGCGCCGCTCACGCGCCGGCGTTCAGCGGGGCGTTGGCGATGAAGCGCTGCAGCAGCGCCGTCATGGTGCGCACCTCGTCGGCCGAGAAGCCGGCCAGCTGCGCGTTCATCTCGCCGGCGACGAGCCCCGGCAGGGCCTCGGCCGCATCGCGCCCGCGCCCCGTCAGCCCGATCTCGATCACGCGCCGGTCCGCCGCGCTGCGGCTGCGTTCGAGCAGCCCCTTGCGTTCGAGCCGGTCGAGCATGCGGGTCATCGAGCCGCTGTCGTAGGCGAGCCGCCGCGACAGTTCGAGCGGCGTGCGCGCCTCGCCGCGCGCCAGCAGCAGCATCACGCCGATCTGCTGCGCGGTCAGCCCGAGCGGCGCGAGCGCCTGGTCCATACGCTCGACGAAGGCCTGCCGCGCGCGCGTCAGGTAATAACCGACGCTCGTTTCGAGGTCGCTGCTGCCGATGTCGTAGGAGCCGTTCATGCGCGGACGATCCGTCGTGTGCAGGGGAAAAACCGCGCCAGTATCTTGAAAATTGCTTGCTTGGTCAATGTTCATGGCGACGGGCATTTCGCCGGCCGGCGCGGCGCGGCGGCTTTCGGCGCCGTAACCGCCGGTAACCGGCCGCCCGGCGCCGGTAACACATCGGGTCGCCGGCGCGCCTTACCCTTACGGCTGTCCGGTTCGTTTTTCCCGCGTTCGTCGGTTACCATTTCGGCCGGGCCGCGCGCACTCGCGCCGACGGCCGCACCGTTCGTCGGCCCGCGCGCGGGCGGCGCCCAGACAGGAATCCAGCCATGCAGCCAGTTGTTCCGTTGCGCGCACCGCAAGCGCTGCGCATCGCCGTGTCCGCCGCCGTGGCGATGCTCGTCGCCGGCTGCGCGGTCGGCCCCGACTACCACCGGCCCGACGTGGCGGTGCCGGCGGCCTACAAGGAAGCCCCGCCGGGCTGGAAGGTGGCGCAGCCCGACGACCACGCCGACCGCGGCCAGTGGTGGAAGATCTATCATGACGCGCAGCTCGACGAGCTGATCGCGAAGCTCAACGCCTCGAACCAGACCGTCGCGCAATCGGCGGCGGCCTACCGGCAGGCCCGGGCGCTCGTCGCGCAGGCGCGCGCCGCGTATTTCCCGACGCTCGGCGCGACCGCCAGCGACACGCGCTCGTCGAGCCCGGGCGTCGCCAATTCGCGGTTCTCGACCGGCCGCTCGAGCACCACCTCCTACAGTGCCGGGCTCGACGCGTCGTGGGAGCCCGACCTGTGGGGCAAGGTGAGCCGCAACGTCAGTTCGCAGCGCGCGAGCGAGCAGGCCGCCGCGGCCGATCTGGCCAACGCGCGGCTGTCTGCGCAATCGACGCTCGCGCAGACCTACTTCCAGCTGCGCGCGGCCGATTCGGCACAGCAACTGCTCGACGACACGGTGGCCTCGTTCCGGCGCGCACTGCAGCTGACCCAGAACCAGTACGCGCAGGGCGTGGCCGCGCGCTCGGACGTGATCCAGGCGCAGACCCAGCTGCAGTCGGCGCAGGCCTCGGCGATCGACAACGGCATCGCGCGCGCGCAGTACGAGCACGCGATCGCGACGCTGATCGGCGTGCCGGCCTCGAGCTTCTCGCTGCCGCCGATGCCGCTCGCGGCCGAGCCGCCGGCGACGCCGGCCGCGGTGCCGTCGGCGCTGCTCGAGCGGCGCCCCGACGTGGCGGCCGCCGAACGGCGCGCGGCCGCGGCCAACGAGCAGATCGGCGTGGCGATCGCGGCGTTCTTTCCGACCCTGACGCTGTCCGCCACGGGCGGCGTGCAGAGTTCGGCATGGTCACAGCTGTTCTCGCTGCCGTCGCGGGTCTGGACGGTCGGCCCGCAGCTGGCCGCCACGCTGTTCGACGCCGGCCTGCGCGCCGCGCAGACCGACGCCGCGCGCGCGAGCTACGACCAGAACGTCGCCGCGTATCGCGGCACGGTGCTGAGCGCGTTCCAGGACGTGGAGGACAATCTCGCCTCGCTGCGCATCCTCGACCAGGAGGTGGTGGTGCAGCGGCAGGCCGTCGATTCGGCCCAGCGCGCGCTCGATATCGTGACGAACCAGTACAAGTCCGGCACGGTCGCCTACCTGAGCGTGCTGACCGCCCAGACCACGGCCTTCACGGCCGAGCAGAAGCTGGTGCAGATCGACGGGCAGCGCATGGTGTCCTCGGTCGGGCTCGTGAAGGCGCTCGGCGGCGGCTGGGATGCCTCGCAAATGGCGCGCGAGACGGGCGGTGTCGAGGCGCCGGCGCCGGCCTCGGCACCGGCTGCGGCGGCCGCCCCGCTCGCGCAGCGCTGATCCCGGCGCACCGGCCGGCCGCCGGTCTGGTGCGCGCTTGCCGGGCCCGCGCCGGCATTCGTCCGGTCACCTCGGCGCGGCGCCCGAGCGGGGCGCCGGC from Burkholderia glumae LMG 2196 = ATCC 33617 harbors:
- a CDS encoding efflux transporter outer membrane subunit, whose protein sequence is MQPVVPLRAPQALRIAVSAAVAMLVAGCAVGPDYHRPDVAVPAAYKEAPPGWKVAQPDDHADRGQWWKIYHDAQLDELIAKLNASNQTVAQSAAAYRQARALVAQARAAYFPTLGATASDTRSSSPGVANSRFSTGRSSTTSYSAGLDASWEPDLWGKVSRNVSSQRASEQAAAADLANARLSAQSTLAQTYFQLRAADSAQQLLDDTVASFRRALQLTQNQYAQGVAARSDVIQAQTQLQSAQASAIDNGIARAQYEHAIATLIGVPASSFSLPPMPLAAEPPATPAAVPSALLERRPDVAAAERRAAAANEQIGVAIAAFFPTLTLSATGGVQSSAWSQLFSLPSRVWTVGPQLAATLFDAGLRAAQTDAARASYDQNVAAYRGTVLSAFQDVEDNLASLRILDQEVVVQRQAVDSAQRALDIVTNQYKSGTVAYLSVLTAQTTAFTAEQKLVQIDGQRMVSSVGLVKALGGGWDASQMARETGGVEAPAPASAPAAAAAPLAQR
- a CDS encoding LysR family transcriptional regulator; this encodes MELRALRYFIEVVRQQSFTAAAEQMFVTQPTISKMVKALEDEIGSPLLLRDSRQMVLTDAGRIVFQRGQDVLAAQAQLQAELDDLAELGRGELTIGIPPLGGAAFTPAIAMFRHRYPNIELKLFEEGARTIEAALARGELELGGVLEPVDPAVFEVLRMVHAPLWLVSRRGARWDGEGSVPLADLAEEPFVFYAESLALHQAVRDACAKAGFTPSIVSRSGHWDFMAALVHAGVGIALLPAPYCRRLDPAQFSCRPIVEPEIEWSIALGWLRRGYLSHAARAWIEVVREVGPVDPDDDLAFDNLRAWGANTSRR
- a CDS encoding MarR family winged helix-turn-helix transcriptional regulator: MNGSYDIGSSDLETSVGYYLTRARQAFVERMDQALAPLGLTAQQIGVMLLLARGEARTPLELSRRLAYDSGSMTRMLDRLERKGLLERSRSAADRRVIEIGLTGRGRDAAEALPGLVAGEMNAQLAGFSADEVRTMTALLQRFIANAPLNAGA